From the genome of Candidatus Nitrospira nitrosa:
GAGCCGCACGGCGCAGGATTCTGCGCAAGACATACCCCCGCCCCTCATTCGACGGTAAGACTCCATCCGTCATTAAAAATGTCACGGCGCGCAAATGATCGGCGATGACTCGCATGGACCGATCCGACACCTCTTTCTTGCCGTACGCTGTGCCGGCCCGCTCGGCAATGGCCGCCAACAACGGCGTAAAGAGGTCACTGTCATAATTGCTATGGACACCCTGAGCCACCGCAGCCAACCGCTCCAACCCCATCCCGGTATCGATACTGGGCTTCGGCAAGGGGTGGAGGGTTCCGGACGTGTCCCGGTTGTACTGCATGAAGACCAGATTCCAAATCTCGATGACTCGGTCGCCCTCGCTGTTCGGTCGATCATCGCCTGGGACAATGGCTCCTTGATCGAAATGGATTTCAGAACAGGGCCCGCAGGGACCGGTGTCCGCCATCTGCCAGAAATTATCTTTCTCATCGCACCGCATAATACGCGAGGCAGGAACCCCGATCTTTCTCCACAAGCGATCCGCTTCGTCGTCCTCTCGAAAGATCGTCACCCAAAGCCGATCTTTGGTGAGTCCGACTGTTTGCGTAAGAAATTCCCACCCGAACACAATCGCGTCTTCTTTGAAGTAATCTCCGAACGAAAAGTTCCCCAACATCTCGAAGAAAGTGTGATGGCGCCTGGTATATCCGACATTCTCCAAATCGTTATGCTTCCCCCCCGCGCGCAAACACTTCTGAACCGACACGGCCCGCGTATAGGCGCGTGTGTCCTCCCCAAGAAACACCCGCTTGAACTGATTCATCCCGGCATTGGTAAAGAGCAAGGTGGGATCGGCTTGCGGCAGAAGGGAGGCACTCGGCACCGCCTGATGCCCGTGCTTTTCGAAATATCGGATAAAGGCCCGCCGCAGCTCGGTTGCACTATTCGTCTTCATGGACCACGTCCTCACTTCTCTTGAACTCCGTCATCATACGTTCAATCACCTCGTCACTGAAACCCCGCTGATGGAGGAACCGCGCCATGTACCCCTGGGCCGATCGCGTCCCCTGATGGGGCATGGCCTGGAGGGCACGGCGCGCAACGATCTCCTCGTTATGACGCTGAAAGACCTCAGTGAGAACCAGGTCGGTCACGCCATCGGAAATGCCCTTGGTCAGCAATTCCGCCTTCAGCCGTTCCGGCCCCATCGGCTTGGTCGCCAGGCGCTTCTCCACCCATCGCTGGGCATAGGCACGATCGTCGAGGTACCGGAGGTCCGTCAGGCGGCAAATGGCCTGTTCGATGTGGGGAGGGTCGACCCCTCGTGAGCGGAGAAACCGTTCGACCTGAGCAACCGTGCGCTCTCGCTGTGCCAAAAAGCGAACCGCGAGCCGGATTACTGCATCCAGGCTTGTGGGCATGGCACGGGAGCGAGCCCTTGTCGTCCGCCCGTCACCGATGCGCCCGCTTTTCTTCACTTCGCGCAACCGGTTTGTCCTCTTTGGTCTCTTTCCCTTCCGTTTTCTTCTCTCCACGTGCGGGAACGCCGGCCGCCTCCCGAAGTTTCTGTTCAACCTCGCGAGCGGCGACGACATTCGTCTTCAGAAACTCTCGAGCCGCGTCGCGTCCCTGGCCGATCCGTTCGCCGTTATAGGAATACCAGGCACCGGACTTATCGATGATCTTCTTGTCGACCCCCATATCCACGAGCTCGCCGGTTTTGGAAATCCCCTCGGCAAACATGATGTCGAACTCCGCCTGACGAAACGGCGGTGCCATTTTGTTCTTGACCACCTTCACGCGGACCCGGCTCCCCATCACGTCCTGACCTTCCTTGATGGATTCAATCCGTCGAATATCCAAACGGACGGAGGAATAAAACTTGAGCGCGTTCCCACCCGTCGTGGTCTCTGGATTGCCAAACATGACACCGAGCTTCATACGGATTTGATTGATAAAGATGACGGTCGTCAACGATTTTGAGATAGCCCCCGTGAGCTTTCTCAAGGCCTGCGACATCAACCGTGCCTGAAGCCCCATGTGGGCATCACCCATCTCACCTTCGATCTCAGCCCGCGGCGTCAACGCCGCGACCGAATCGACCACGATCAGATCAATCGCCCCGCTCCGAACCAACGTTTCAGCAATCTCCAATGCCTGCTCCCCCGTATCGGGCTGTGACACGAGGAGATCATCGGCTTGCACTCCCAATTTCTTGGCATAGGTCAGGTCCAATGCATGTTCCGCGTCGATAAACGCGGCGACCCCTCCCACCTTCTGTGCCTCGGCAATACAATGCAACGTCATCGTCGTCTTCCCTGACGCCTCCGGGCCAAAGATCTCAATCACCCGTCCGCGCGGAAGCCCGCCGACCCCAAGGGCAATATCGAGACCGAGCGAACCGGTGGAAATAGCCGGGACATCGACCTTCTCCTCGGCGCCCAGCTTCATGATCGCCCCCTTCCCATACTGCTTCTCGATCTGGGACAGGGCCAAGTCCAGTGCGCGCTTCTTGTCGTCTTTTTCGGACATACGAATCTCCTCACAGGGTGAACGGGATGTATCAGGGGATTATACCGAAGCGGCCAGGGGAAACCTAGTCTGATCTTACCGGCGGGATGTCATTCACGATCTTTAAGGGAGCACATAAAGCTGATGAGTAAGGAAGCGGGAAATCAATAGCTAGAAGCCCTCTAGCCGCCATCCGCACACTCCTGAAAGCCGCCAACTCCATCCGCAAGCCCGCGCATCAGGCTTAGCAGGCGACTGAAACCACGCAGACGATACACCTTGATAGGGAGCACCTCGCATTACTCGCAACGAGGGCCATCTGACACAGAGCAATTCTGAAACTGCCTCTCATTCAAGGTCCCGTAGGAAAGACCGCCTGACCCCTCATTTTGTTACATCTCAGGTGGGACCGGCCTGTACTTTAATCCACCCTGATCATGTGTTCGTTGATATTGCCCCCGGGACCATGAAGCCAGATCCTTCGAGTCACGGCCTCAATGGACCGGAAAAGACTCGAACAGGTAGAATAGTGCTGTTACGCCTCCGTGAAAGGACTTGATGGACTTCATCTCTCATGGCCTCTGGGGTTCGATTACGTTTGGTCGCAAGAGCCGATGGAGTTTCGGGCTGGCATTCGCCATCGGTATGGCGCCGGATCTTTTTTCATTCGGAGTTCTGTACATCGCGGCCGCCTTCGGCTTCTCGCCGAAGCCCGACTTCAGTCACGGCACTCCTCCGGAATCGACCATTCCGCAATACGTCCATCAACTCTACAATTTCACCCATAGTTTCGTCGTCTTTCTCATCGCCTTTGTCTTCCTGTGGCTCTTCCTGAAACGACCGGTCTGGGAACTCGGAGCATGGGGGCTGCATGTCTTGGCCGACGTGCCCTTGCATTCGTATGCCTTTTTCCCGACACCGGTGCTATGGCCCCTCTCCAACTGGAAATTCGACGGGTGGC
Proteins encoded in this window:
- a CDS encoding regulatory protein RecX, which gives rise to MKKSGRIGDGRTTRARSRAMPTSLDAVIRLAVRFLAQRERTVAQVERFLRSRGVDPPHIEQAICRLTDLRYLDDRAYAQRWVEKRLATKPMGPERLKAELLTKGISDGVTDLVLTEVFQRHNEEIVARRALQAMPHQGTRSAQGYMARFLHQRGFSDEVIERMMTEFKRSEDVVHEDE
- the recA gene encoding recombinase RecA; translation: MSEKDDKKRALDLALSQIEKQYGKGAIMKLGAEEKVDVPAISTGSLGLDIALGVGGLPRGRVIEIFGPEASGKTTMTLHCIAEAQKVGGVAAFIDAEHALDLTYAKKLGVQADDLLVSQPDTGEQALEIAETLVRSGAIDLIVVDSVAALTPRAEIEGEMGDAHMGLQARLMSQALRKLTGAISKSLTTVIFINQIRMKLGVMFGNPETTTGGNALKFYSSVRLDIRRIESIKEGQDVMGSRVRVKVVKNKMAPPFRQAEFDIMFAEGISKTGELVDMGVDKKIIDKSGAWYSYNGERIGQGRDAAREFLKTNVVAAREVEQKLREAAGVPARGEKKTEGKETKEDKPVARSEEKRAHR